One window of the Trifolium pratense cultivar HEN17-A07 linkage group LG2, ARS_RC_1.1, whole genome shotgun sequence genome contains the following:
- the LOC123908563 gene encoding vacuolar protein sorting-associated protein 35A-like, which yields MMLDGTEDEEKFLAAGIAGLQQNSFYMHRALDSNNLRDALKYSAQMLSELRTSKLSPHKYYELYMRAFDQLRKLEMFFEEETRRGCSIIDLYELVQHAGNILPRLYLLCTVGSVYIKSKEAPAKDVLKDLVEMCRGIQNPVRGLFLRSYLSQVSKDKLPDIGSEYEGDADTVSDAVEFVLQNFTEMNKLWVRMQHQGPSREKEKREKERSELRDLVGKNLHVLSQIEGVDLDMYKDVVLPRVLEQVVNCKDELAQFYLMDCIIQVFPDEYHLQTLDVLLGAYPQLQPSVDIKTVLSQLMERLSNYAASSAEVLPEFLQVEAFSKLSNAIGKVIEAQPDMATAGVVTLYSSLLTFTLHVHPDRLDYADQVLGACVKNLSGKGKIEDKKATKQIVALLSAPLEKYNDIMTALKLSNYPRVMEFLDIPTNKVMATVIIQSIMKNATRISTSDKVEALFELIKGLIKDSDVTPNDELDEDDFKEEQNSVARLIQMLYNEDPEEMFKIIETVRKHILTGGPKRLPFTVPPLMFSSLKLVRQLQGQGQEENPFGDDSATSPKKIFQLLNQTIETLSGVLAPELALQLCLQCAEAANDCELEPVAYEFFTQAYILYEEEISDSRAQVTAIHLIIGTLQRMHVFGVENRDTLTHKATGYSAKLLKKPDQCRAVYACSHLFWVDDHDNMKDGERVLLCLKRALRIANAAQQMANAARGNTGSVMLFIEILNKYLYFFEKGNPQVTVAAIQGLIELIMNEMQSDTATSDPSADAFLATTMRYIQFQKQKGGTVGEKYEPIKV from the exons ATGATGTTAGACGGAACCGAAGACGAAGAGAAGTTCCTCGCCGCCGGAATCGCCGGCCTTCAACAGAATTCATTCTACATGCACCGTGCATTG GACTCGAATAATCTTAGAGATGCTTTGAAATATTCGGCTCAGATGCTTTCTGAGCTTAGGACTTCCAAGCTTTCTCCTCATAAATACTACGAACTCT ACATGCGTGCCTTTGATCAATTGAGGAAGCTGGAGATGTTCTTTGAGGAAGAGACTCGTCGCGGTTGCTCTATTATTGATCTTTATGAGCTTGTTCAGCATGCCGGCAACATTTTGCCTCGATT GTATCTCCTCTGTACAGTAGGATCTGTATACATCAAATCAAAGGAAGCTCCTGCTAAGGATGTTCTTAAGGATCTTGTGGAGATGTGTCGTGGCATTCAGAACCCTGTTCGTGGACTCTTTCTCAGAAGTTACCTTTCTCAAGTTAGTAAGGATAAATTGCCTGATATTGGTTCCGAGTACGAAGG GGATGCGGATACTGTATCAGATGCTGTAGAATTTGTACTCCAAAATTTCACAGAAATGAACAAACTTTGGGTGCGGATGCAACATCAG GGGCCGTCCCGGGAGAAGGAGAAACGGGAAAAGGAAAGGAGTGAGCTGCGAGATCTT GTTGGGAAGAATCTTCATGTTCTCAGTCAGATAGAGGGTGTTGACCTTGATATGTACAAAGATGTTGTGCTACCTAGAGTACTGGAGCag GTCGTGAATTGCAAAGATGAGTTGGCTCAATTCTACTTGATGGATTGCATAATTCAAGTCTTCCCGGATGAGTATCACTTGCAAACTCTTGATGTGTTGTTGGGTGCTTACCCTCAACTTCAG CCATCTGTTGACATCAAGACAGTACTATCCCAGTTAATGGAAAGGCTTTCAAATTATGCTGCTTCAAGTGCTGAGGTGTTGCCTGAGTTTTTGCAGGTGGAAGCATTTTCCAAATTAAGCAATGCAATCGGCAAG GTGATAGAGGCACAGCCTGACATGGCCACTGCTGGAGTTGTAACTTTATATTCATCTCTTCTTACCTTCACTCTTCATGTCCACCCCGATCGACTAGATTATGCTGATCAAGTCTTG GGAGCATGTGTGAAAAATCTCTCTGGCAAAGGTAAAATTGAGGACAAGAAGGCAACGAAGCAGATTGTTGCTTTATTAAGTGCTCCACTAGAGAAATACAATGACATTATGACTGCCTTGAAGCTTTCAAACTATCCTCGTGTAATGGAATTCCTTGACATTCCAACTAATAAGGTCATGGCAACTGTTATTATTCAAAGCATTATGAAAAATGCAACACGCATTTCTACTTCAGACAAG GTTGAAGCGTTGTTTGAACTGATAAAAGGGCTTATCAAGGATTCTGATGTGACTCCTAATGATGAG CTGGACGAGGATGATTTCAAAGAGGAGCAGAATTCTGTTGCACGTCTGATCCAGATGCTTTATAATGAGGATCCAGAAGAGATGTTTAAG ATCATTGAAACTGTGAGGAAGCACATACTGACTGGAGGACCAAAGCGTCTGCCTTTCACCGTTCCACCTCTTATGTTTTCTTCTTTGAAG TTGGTCAGACAGTTGCAAGGTCAAGGTCAAGAAGAAAATCCTTTTGGGGATGATTCGGCAACATCACCAAAGAAAATCTTTCAGCTTTTAAATCAG ACCATCGAGACTCTGTCAGGTGTTCTGGCACCAGAGTTAGCATTGCAGTTGTGCTTGCAATGTGCTGAG GCTGCAAATGACTGTGAGTTGGAACCAGTTGCATATGAATTTTTTACGCAAGCTTATATTCTATACGAAGAAGAAATTTCT GATTCCAGAGCACAGGTCACAGCTATCCATTTAATAATAGGAACTCTTCAAAGGATGCATGTCTTTGGCGTTGAGAACAGGGATACTTTAACTCACAAGGCCACAGGG TATTCAGCGAAGCTTTTAAAGAAGCCAGATCAATGCAGAGCTGTGTATGCGTGCTCACATTTGTTTTGGGTTGATGATCATGATAACATGAAAGATGGAGAGAG AGTCCTATTATGCCTTAAGCGAGCTTTAAGGATTGCAAATGCTGCACAACAAATGGCAAATGCTGCACGGGGTAACACCGGATCAGTAATGCTTTTCATTGAGATTTTGAACAA GTATCTTTACTTTTTTGAGAAGGGGAACCCACAGGTGACAGTTGCTGCTATCCAGGGCCTAATTGAGttaattatgaatgaaatgcaaAGTGACACTGCGACTTCAGATCCATCTGCAGATGCTTTCTTAGCCACTACTATGCGCTATATACAGTTCCAAAAACAAAAGGGTGGTACAGTTGGTGAGAAATATGAACCGATCAAGGTTTGA
- the LOC123908252 gene encoding GDSL esterase/lipase EXL3-like produces the protein MKLLLSPFVTLFCLATILISLHYCNAVNLPNNETVPALIVFGDSIVDSGNNNYIKTGFKCNFLPYGQDFGGGNQPTGRFSNGLVLSDIIASKFGVKKLLPAYLDPNLQLQDLLTGVSFASGGTGYDPLTSKLGSVISLSDQLNMFKEYKNKIKEEVGEERMKMIISKSVYIICIGSNDIANTYAQTPYRRFNYDIPSYTDLLASYSSNFLQELYGLGARRIGVIGMPYIGCVPSQRTLGGGRERACSDFENQAAKLFNSKLVFLMDSSENKFSDTKLVYLDSYHPLMYLVQNPAKYGFDVADRGCCGTGDLEVSIFCNQYSSSICSNSSRYIFWDSYHPTQEAYNLLCSMVIDDKIKDFF, from the exons ATGAAGTTGCTTCTATCACCTTTTGTCACTCTTTTCTGTCTTGCTACAATTCTTATCTCTCTACATTATTGTAATGCTGTGAATCTACCAAACAATGAAACAGTCCCAGCACTCATTGTGTTTGGTGACTCTATAGTTGACTCAGGTAATAACAACTACATCAAAACTGGGTTCAAGTGCAATTTTCTACCTTATGGTCAAGACTTTGGTGGTGGAAATCAACCAACCGGAAGATTCAGCAATGGTTTAGTCCTTTCAGATATCATTG ctTCAAAATTTGGAGTGAAGAAGCTTTTGCCAGCTTATCTTGATCCAAATTTGCAACTTCAAGATCTCTTAACAGGTGTAAGCTTTGCCTCTGGTGGTACTGGATATGATCCTCTAACTTCTAAATTAGGA TCTGTGATATCATTATCAGATCAATTAAACATGTTCAAAGAGtacaaaaataagataaaggaagAAGTTGGAGAAGAGAGAATGAAAATGATAATATCaaagagtgtatacattatttgCATAGGAAGTAATGACATTGCCAATACTTATGCTCAAACACCATATAGGAGATTCAACTATGATATTCCATCATACACAGACTTATTGGCTTCATATTCCTCAAACTTCTTGCAG GAACTATATGGTTTAGGAGCTAGAAGGATTGGAGTAATAGGTATGCCATATATAGGGTGTGTGCCCTCACAGAGAACACTTGGAGGAGGCAGGGAGAGAGCATGTTCAGATTTTGAAAACCAAGCTGCTAAACTCTTCAACTCTAAATTAGTATTTCTAATGGATTCTtctgaaaataaattttcagaTACTAAGCTTGTCTACCTTGATAGTTACCATCCattaatgtatctggttcaAAACCCGGCTAAATACG GTTTTGATGTAGCAGATAGAGGATGTTGTGGGACAGGTGACCTAGAAGTAAGCATATTCTGTAACCAATACAGCTCAAGCATATGTTCAAACTCTTCAAGatatatattttgggacagTTACCATCCAACACAGGAGGCTTATAATTTGCTTTGTTCTATGGTCATTGATGACAAAATCAAGGACTTCTTCTAG